GCCCAATGATCGCACCCTGCTCGCGGTGCTCGCTGGGATCGTCACCGCCGGGATCGGCTGGGTGCTGGTCGACTGGCTGCTGTTCGGCCGTGCGGGCATGAGCAGGCTGATCCGCACCCGTGAAGACGATTATGAGGATGAGGACGAGGATGCCTATCGTCCGACCGATCCGCTCGACCTGGTGGTACCCGGCGCCGCGCGCGCGAACGATTGGTCGCAGGCGCCTTCGGGCGATGCGCGCCGGCCGCTTTCGGCGCGAACCGACATCGGCGAACCCGCGCCCTTTGCTCCGCCATCGCCGTTCGGTGCGCCGTCGCCGGTGCCGGGGCTCAACCAGCCACTGCCGCCGCTCGGTCAGATCCTGCCCGGCGCCGGGGTTTCGGCGCCGCCGCTCCAGCCGCATGTACCGCCGCTGGCCCAGCCCATCGCGCCGCCCGATCCCTTCGCCGCGCCGCCGGCCGTACCGGCCTGGACGGTTCCGGCGGCCGAGGGCGCGCCGCCGCTCAACGCCAATTTCGATCTGCCCGATCGCCCGGTCTCCTTCGATGCGGCTCCAGTAGCGGCCGCGCCGGCGGCGGTCTCCTCCGGCATGCCGAGCTGGTTGCCCGCGCCGGGTTCGCGCCCCGACGATCCCGCCGTCTTCGATGTGCCGCTAGCCGCCGAATTGCCGGCGGCAGCACCGGGCGAGCCGGTACCGATGCCGGCACCAGCATCGGTACCGGCACCTCGGGCGGCCGATCCCTTCGGCGCGGCGCCTGCAGAGCCGCCGCCTCTTCAGCCGCCGCCGCTCCAGCCGCTCGCGTCCGATCCGCCCCCGCTGATCCTTGCACAGCCGGCGCCGCCGCTGCCGATCCCGCAGGCCGAGCCGCCATCCTTCGCGACGCCTGCGGCCGCACCCGCCGTTCCTCCCGTTGCTCCGGCTCCGCCTCCGCAACCGCAGCAGCCAGTCTTCGCACCCGAGCCGCCACAACAGCCCTTCTTCGCGCCGCCCACGCCGCCTCGAGCGCCAGCGCCGGCAGCAGCAACGCCGGCTCCGGCCCCGGCGCGCCCCGCGGCGGCACCGGGTTTCGACCGCGCACAGCTGGAGGATCTGCTCGGCCGGCTGGAGAGCAAGGTCCACAGCCGCCGGGCTGCCGCTGCTGCGGCCGCTTCCGCCGCTGCGCCTCCGGTCGCGCCGGCTTTTGCGCAGGCGCCGGTTCCGCAAGCCCGGTTCGCACAGCCGCCCGGCGCGATGGATCCCATCCCTCTGCAGCGGGCCGAACTGCCCTCCGGATTTGCCGCACCGCCGCCGCAGGGGCAGCCAATCCCCGCGGCAGCCTATGATATGCCCGTGGCGCAGCCGTCACCGGCTTTCAACCTGGGCATCCAGCCCCAGGCGCAGCCGTCCGCTCCGCCGCCCGTTGCCGCACCGGCTCCGGCCATCTCCCCCGTGGCGTTGCCGCGCATCGACGAGGCGCGGAAGGAGGAGATGCTCGATCAGCCGCTCCACGTGACGCTGGACCTGCTGCGCGACATGGTGCGGCGCTAAGGATCAGAAGCTTCCCACCGGCATCCGTCATGCCTCGATCGTCAGGGCCTCCAGGGTCAGGACGGCATGTTCACCCTCATGATCGACCGCCGAGAGACGGATATCGGCGACGATGTGGCCTGGGATGACGAAGTCGGGGACGGCCAGCGCTTGCCGCAGCCTGTCGAGCGCGCCATCGAGCCTACCGCCTGACAGCCCGAGGCGGATGTGATGGCGTGCCCCATCGAACAACAGGCTCTGCCAGGCGCGGCTTTCTCCGCGCTCGATCCGCAGCGTGGCGGGTGGGTCACAGCATTGCCGCAGCACCCCCGTGATCGCCTTCACCGGATCGCTCATCGCGCGGCCCGCGCGGTGCGGATATAGGCGGTCACCCGTTCGACGGTGCTGTCTCGCGGCAGGCGCCCCCGCCGCAGCGTTCCGACGAAACCGGGATCGCCCATCGCGTCTCGTCCGAAGCGGGAGGGGGTGATGCCGCTTTCGGCCAGGTAACGTTCGATCATCGACAGCAGATGCATGTGGCGGGCTCCTCGCGACTCATTTGTTCGTATTATGTTCCAAGTCATTTCCTACTTGTCTAGGAAAAATCCTATCGGTAATGGAGGATCATGGCCGATGATGTCCGAACCGCGCTGGATGCGCTGATCCGCGAGCGCGGAGAGGATTACAGCGCTGTGTCGCGGCTGCTCGGCCGCAACCCGGCCTATATCCAGCAGTTCATCAAGCGCGGCACGCCCCGACGCCTGTCCGAGGAGGATCGGCTAAGGCTGGCCGCCTATTTCCGCGTCTCCGAGGACCGGCTCGGCGGTCGTGCGGGCGCGGGAACGCCGCCGGACATGTCCGCGCTGGTAGCGGTGCCCCGGATCGACATCGGCGCTTCGGCGGGGGCGGGCGGTCTCGCCGAGATCGAGGAGCGCGGTCGTCCCATCGGCTTTGACGAGAAATGGCTGCGCGACCTTGGCGCGCGCCGGACCGACAGCCTGTCGATCATCAGCGTCGCCGGCGATTCGATGGAGCCGACCCTATGCGATGGGGACGATATCCTGGTCGATCGCGAGGCGGTGGCGGTCAGGGCCGGTGCCATCCATGTGCTGCGGCTCGATGGCATGCTGATGGTCAAGCGCATCATCCGGGACGGCGGGCGGCTGCTGATCCGCAGCGACAACCCCGCTTATCCCGATATCGCCGACTATGATCCTGCCTTGCTGGCGATCATCGGCCGTGTCCTGTGGTGCGGCCGGAAGCTCTGAACCAGCATCGAGACCAGGAAATGCCGGTTTCAGCCTCGCCTGCGGTCGACCAGAAAGAGCGCGAGCGCGAGGGCCACGCCCAACCCGATGCCGGACAGCACGCCGATCGACGGCTGGCCGAAATGGTTGCCGATCACGGCTCCGGCGATGATCGTGAAGGCGACGATCGCCCCGCCCGCGCGCGAGGCGCCACCCTTTTGCTGTTCCATGGCGCCCCCATGCCATGGCCGAGCGTCCGGCGCCAGCGCTTGTCCCGCCTGTGCCATGGCGGGACGATCGGTCCCGCAACGGGACTTGGTGAACGGCGCGGCTACCAACCATCTGGCTGCACCAGCGGGTTTTTCTGGTCCTGGCACGGGGCTTGAGTGTAGGACGCGCAACCGCAGCAGGGGGCTCGCTTGGAAGAGATTTTCTACATCGCCGATCGCAGCAGCATCGACCAGGCGCAGGACCTGCTGAGCCAATATGGCCTGATGGCGATCGACGAGGCCGCCGCGCGCAGCCGCCACTATCGCGAGCTCGGCAATGCGATTCGCTTCTGCGAGTGGCGCCAGATCGAGCGTTTCCTGTCGGTGCTGACCCAGGATGTGGCGATAGGCACCGTCCACTGATCTTTCGATAAGGTCGTTTCGGCGCCGACTAACCATCACACATCACTAGAGTCTGGCGGGGCGGACAGGCTGCCGCTAGGGTCCTGCGCATGCGTGTCGCCCGCCCGCCGCTCCGCGCTCGATCGATCATGTTGGGCGCGATGCTCTGCGTGTCGCTGCCCGTGCATGCGCAGCCCACCCCGGCAGGGCCCGAGCCCGCAGAGCTGCCCGATCTGGACCCGTCGAGCGATATGGCGCCGCTGCCCGGTATGGAGGTCGACTGGCCCGAACCGGCTGACGGCAGCGATACCCCGCCCGCGGCCGCTGCCGGCGGGAACGGCACCGCCGCGCCCGGCGTCAGGCCGGCCGAGGCCGACGCCGCCGAGAGCCACAGCGATCGCCGCTATACCGTCGGCATCGAGGGCCTGTCCGGCGAGGAGGGGATACCGCTGGAGGTCGAGGTTGCGCTTCGGGCCAGGTTCAAGATGCTGTCGGCGCTCGAGGAAGGGAAGGGCGTCGGCAACACTGCCCAGATCGATCGTCGCGCGCGGCAGGACGAGGCGCTGCTGAAGCAATTGCTGCGCGCTGCCGGCTATTTCGATTCGGACGTGACCACCCGCATCGAGGATGAGCGTACCCAGCGGCTCGCGGTGACGCTCGTCGTGGCGCCGGGCGTCCTCTATACGCTTTCGTCGGTCCAGCTTGCGGGGATCGACGAGGCCGGCGACAGCAGCGGCGAGTTGCGCCGCGCGCTCGGGATCGAGGAGGGCCAGCCCGCGAGCGCCGACCGGATCGAGGCAGGCTTGATCGCGCTCAAGGCCGAGCTGGGACGCGAGGGCTTCGTCTTCGCCAAGGTCGGCGAGCCGAAATTGACCGTCGATCATGAGGAGCACAACGTCCAGCTCCTGCTCGATGTCGATCCCGGCCATGTCCAGCGGATCGGACGCGTCGTCATCGACGGCAAGCGGCTGTTCAGCGCCAAGCATCTTGGCCGTATCGCGCGCTTCCGGCCGGGCGACATCTATGACGCTGCCAAGATGGAGGATTTCCGCCGTGCGCTGATCCAGACCAGCCTTGTCTCGGCGGTGACGATCAAGCCCGTTCCCACCGCCGATCCTGCCGTGGTGGACATCGCGGTGAAGCTGGAGCCGGCGCCGCCTCGCACCGTTTCCGGCGCGGTCGGCTATGGTACGGGCGAGGGCTATCGGGTCGAGGCCAGCTGGCAGCACCGCAACCTTATCCGGCCAGAGGGCGCGGTGACCTTCCGCGGCGTGCTCGGTACCCAGGAACAGTCGCTCGGCGCGGTCCTGCGGCGCAACAACTACAAGGCGCGCGA
The sequence above is drawn from the Rhizorhabdus dicambivorans genome and encodes:
- a CDS encoding S24 family peptidase — encoded protein: MADDVRTALDALIRERGEDYSAVSRLLGRNPAYIQQFIKRGTPRRLSEEDRLRLAAYFRVSEDRLGGRAGAGTPPDMSALVAVPRIDIGASAGAGGLAEIEERGRPIGFDEKWLRDLGARRTDSLSIISVAGDSMEPTLCDGDDILVDREAVAVRAGAIHVLRLDGMLMVKRIIRDGGRLLIRSDNPAYPDIADYDPALLAIIGRVLWCGRKL
- a CDS encoding autotransporter assembly complex protein TamA; this translates as MRVARPPLRARSIMLGAMLCVSLPVHAQPTPAGPEPAELPDLDPSSDMAPLPGMEVDWPEPADGSDTPPAAAAGGNGTAAPGVRPAEADAAESHSDRRYTVGIEGLSGEEGIPLEVEVALRARFKMLSALEEGKGVGNTAQIDRRARQDEALLKQLLRAAGYFDSDVTTRIEDERTQRLAVTLVVAPGVLYTLSSVQLAGIDEAGDSSGELRRALGIEEGQPASADRIEAGLIALKAELGREGFVFAKVGEPKLTVDHEEHNVQLLLDVDPGHVQRIGRVVIDGKRLFSAKHLGRIARFRPGDIYDAAKMEDFRRALIQTSLVSAVTIKPVPTADPAVVDIAVKLEPAPPRTVSGAVGYGTGEGYRVEASWQHRNLIRPEGAVTFRGVLGTQEQSLGAVLRRNNYKARDRVLTGQVSVSHLDENAYEARKITLAAGLERQTNIIWQKKWTWSYGVELTASKEDDTVKATGVPRRRQYLTGALPSSLSYDGSDDLLNPTRGYRLAARVSPELSLQGSAFGYVKAQIDGSTYLPIGGRTVIAGRARLGSIIGAAAERIAPTRRFYAGGGGSVRGYGYQKIGPVDINGDPAGGRSLAEFSIEARVRFGDFGVVPFLDGGNLYAARLPTFRNMRYGAGLGVRYYTSFGPIRVDVGTPLNRRRGDSRIAVYVSLGQAF